The nucleotide window GCGCATCGGGTACTACGACTTCCTGTCGGCGAATCCCTTCCTCGTCGTTGATTCCGACGGTCGGGAGGGCAATATGCTCAGGCTGGCCGGGTTCGATCCGCGGGTGCTCTCGTACGCGTCATCCTCGCAGCGCTTCACTAGTCGACGCGAGCGCATCCAGCACGATCTCGGACTGCTCGTGGCTTACGGGTGTTGCGAGGTCCACAACCGCAACGGCGCCTTCGCCTATTCGATCAGCAACCGCGGTCGGGAAATCGGGGCTCGCTTCACCGCCACCTACGCCGCGTCGTTCACCACTGCGGCGTCCATCGTCGTGCGTCGCCTCCGCAAGCTCAGTGACAAGGCGCTGCGGGAACAGACCGCACGGTGGCTGCGACCGGATGGAGAGGGCGGGCCAGGTGCCGCGCTCCTCAGCGTGCTGGGGCCGGGACCGCAGGCACGTGACATGCCCTGGGAGGGATGACCACCATGCAGCCTCTGCCTGGCATCCGGATCCGGCGACTGCGCCTTGCTGGCGTCAGCCGGAATTATGACGTCGATTTCACGCAGGACCAGC belongs to Streptantibioticus cattleyicolor NRRL 8057 = DSM 46488 and includes:
- a CDS encoding ABC-three component system middle component 2 — translated: MEAHRPVMMPEDEVTFRLAQLLLLLDAVAEQDVNGASLERIGYYDFLSANPFLVVDSDGREGNMLRLAGFDPRVLSYASSSQRFTSRRERIQHDLGLLVAYGCCEVHNRNGAFAYSISNRGREIGARFTATYAASFTTAASIVVRRLRKLSDKALREQTARWLRPDGEGGPGAALLSVLGPGPQARDMPWEG